A window of Populus trichocarpa isolate Nisqually-1 chromosome 17, P.trichocarpa_v4.1, whole genome shotgun sequence genomic DNA:
AAGttcagaaaataataatttatgtagCTAACTTGATGTACAAGAATGAGAACATAAATGGAAAGTAGCAAAGTTTaagaataatattatgtttaagttattaaatctaaaaactaaTGATTAAAAACCATATATGAATGTGAGAACGTGCTTGTTTAACACATCATTGgagatttaaataattttaaaatattccatTCTTTATACTAACAACGAATGTCCCAAGAAACCATAGAGCTTAGCTTTCACATCCAAGGCCAAGGAAGCAGTTGTCAAGGCCAATCTAGCAGGAAAAAAGAGCAACtttttcaataactattttcaaCTACTTAAAACAATGGGGCTATTCTAGTTTTGCCCATTTAAGCTGAACATCACCTTGGGTAGACAGTACTCTGAGAATTATTTGACAACTTTTAACCCACAGACACTATTTTGTGAAGATTTGGTCAGCTACTGCTAAGACCAACTCACTCTACTTGACATCCCATTTCAATGTTCTGGTCATAATTTCATTCAAGAGGGCAAAAACGTATTCCCAAGTTTTCTATAAAGTCCACTGTATTTTGCATGAAAAGGGGAGGGAATCATGCCTGTGATGTTTCTGTAAGTGTTTAGTCGAGTAAATCATTGAACAACGCCATTAATGTTACCTAGAGCAAACACCTAACCAAACTAATATTGCTGACAGTAAGACGAGTTGGCCAACTGCTAGAAGAGGCCGCCAACCTCCCAAAACTTGAAAAGTTGCACTCACTAAAATGAGACCCTCTATGCACAGAGTATCACctatgattttgaaattaatcaCCTAATACCTGAAAACTTGAGGAGCTAGGCATGACTAAACATGCAGTGGATATGGCACTGAACTTAGTATAAATCCATGCCAATGATTCTCCACTCCTGAAGCAAGCACAAGCGAGTGAAGATTGGCAGACAATGGCAATACTAGGACTGGCTTTGGCTGCTTTCATTCTTGCAGCAAAGGCAACAACATTGGCATCAGCTGCTTCACTTGTCACATTTATTTTTGGTGACTCATTGACAGAAGTTGGAAACAACAAGTATCTTCAATATTCTCTTGCAAGGTCTGATTATCCGTGGTATGGGATCGATTTTCCTGGTGGAAGGGCAACAGGAAGGTTCACAAATGGGAGGACTATTGGTGATATAATTTGTAATGCTGCTACTAATTATCTTACAAATCAAATGTAAAACTTAGAGTTCCAAGAATTAGTGCTTGTTGgactaacttttttttcttgctgtttttttgtggaatttgaAGCTGCAAAACTTGGAATTCCCTCACCACCACCTTTCCTTTCTTTGTCAAAGAATGATGATGCATTACTTACGGGGGTTAATTATGCATCTGGTGGAGCAGGAATTCTTAATGACACAGgattatattttgtatgtttgttttctctgCAGAAGAATCTATTTTGCTTAGAAGTTCTTGACAGCTTGCTCTAAGTGCAACATAACCACACTTGTATAGTATTtaaccccctttttttttgttttgttaattttctgtATTGCAGATTCAGAAATTATCCTTTTACGATCAGATAGAGTGCTTTAAGAAGACTAAGGAATCAATCAGGGCTAAAATAGGAGAAGATGCTGCCAACAAACTTTGCAATGAGGCCATGTACTTCATTGGACTTGGTAGGCATGCTTTGACAATTGAATGTACTGGTGATTCAGCTCCTTTTGCTAGGACAAAAGAGCAGGAATGACGATTTATCTTTGGGGTATCTTTGCAGGCAGTAATGACTATGTCAACAATTATTTGCAGCCCTTTTTAGCAGATGGTCAGCAGTACACACCTGATGAGTTTGTGGAACTCCTGATATCTACACTGGACAAACAGCTTTCTGTAAAGAATACCTTCTCTAACTCTCTTTTCTTAAAATGTCTGCTGTGTTTATGGTAGGTTTTGAAAACAATTCTCTAAGCAATAAGCCATACATCATGAAACTTGATTATGCCAGATGCTATACCAACTGGGTGCCAGAAAGGTTGTCTTTCATGGGCTTGGCCCTCTTGGCTGCATTCCTTCTCAGAGGGTGAAATCAAAGACAGGTCGATGCTTAAAGAGAGTAAATGAGTATGTGTTAGAATTCAACTCCAGAGTTAAGAAGCTGATCGCCACTCTAAACCGACGATTCCCAAATGCAAAACTAACATTTGCAGATGCGTACGGAGATGTTTTGGACTTGATTGATAATCCCACTGCTTATGGCAAGTTCAACCatcttttaatcattttatcctACAGATACTTGAACTAGCCCTTTTCCCTgagcaatttttgttttatttttcaggcCTCAAGATCTCCAACACTTCATGCTGCAACGTGGATACCACCATAGGTGGTTTATGCTTGCCTAACTCAAAACTATGCAGCAACCGGAAGGACTACGTGTTCTGGGATGCATTCCATCCTTCTGATGCAGCAAATGCAATACTAGCAGAAAAGTTATTTTCCACCCTGTTCTCAGGCCCGCCATCTGTGGCACCAACACCTTCTCATTGATTAATACCTCTGAGAACACCAAAGTTGAATCCATGGAGCTGCGGCAATCCCTGTAAAGCGAACAAGGGCTCACACATCTATCAATATTACGTTTTTTTATGAAGAGACAAACATTATATTCCATACAAATGCTTGTACGAATGATTTCCATTGTGAGAAAATGTACTTCTGAGAActaattccaattaaaaatttgtttgaatattaatataatgtatgatattttttataaaaatatttttaaattaaaaatatatcaatttttttttattttttatattagcataacaaaattatatactgtctatttataaataaaacctCAACATACCCAAGAAATAATTTGATGCTTGGAGATGGTTACTtagttttgcaaaataaaatttaatattattagtttataataattaaagttGTGAGATCAAATTCAAGACATTGAAAATTGGATTGTGCGGCCAAGACAAAAatatttgtcctttttttttccagtatttatcttctcttcttcttcttgttttttttttttaatttagccctCCCAGTTTCTTTAATAATagacttaataatttattttgagtgGCAAAATATAAGAATCTCGCGCAATGTGAGGGAAAAACTCTGGTATTCAGTTGACACTAGTTCGTGAAAAATATGTTCGAATTATGTTAATTTAGAGCATTTAGaaatttaaggaccaaattagatTCCAAATCAAATATGAGGGGATATAGCTAACAAGTAGTGTAAGTTTGGCTGGCAAATGCAGCGgcatagtttttatattaaaattaaatccatgcacatgaaaataaattccaaaaaaataaattccaaaactCACATTTCAACATTTAcagtagtttattttttaaagcatttattcgtttaaaaaatatataaaaaagtattttttttattttttaaaatttatttttaatatctactacacatcaaattaatctcaaaacataaaataaaaaaataattttaaaaactaaaaaataatattcaaaaattCGTTGGTtgaggaacaaaaaaaacatcacaagaATCGATTGCTCTCAGTTAAAGGCCAAAGGTGTCCACATGAGAGAACTCAAGAGAAAGGGCAATCCTATCTTTGTTTAAACCAAAGAGAAACTTGTTTGTAATCCTTGACAGAAGCCTTCTTCTTTCCTCTATGGAAGAGAGATCGCAAGACAACCTCCATTCTCATAGAAAAGAGAATCACTAAGCACCCATCAAAGAGAACAAGCAGTATACTTCTTTGGGttaaacaaaaggaaattattTAGAATCCCCAAATCTCTCAAGTCTCTTTCTTTCAGTGTGGTTAAAGCAAAATCAATCATCATTGAGCAATCTTCAAATATCATACcacaaaaatgataaaatcaatcaaattaaacaaaagggtatttgatataaaaaaaaaaaaagatcttcaATGCCCAAGTCTCCATCTTTCCCTCATTAGACAGcaaaaagcataaaaacaacGAAAGTAAATAAAAGGGTACTGGGAAATGTGGTGAAAAACAGAACCATTAAACCCAAAAACCTCTAACTTCTCAATCTTTCACATATTGTGTAAGAAAAAtggtaaaaaatcatattaagaAAAAGGGTAGGCAGgggattcaaaaataaaaagcggGACTCGCGAGAAAAAGCCAGGATTCATACGAGGATTTTGAGATCTGCTTGTCCAATAAGTACCATTTGGCATTCTATGAGATATAATGTGAGTTAAATCACATAGAATCATAGTTAAGATGCTTTAGTAAATTGAAAATGAACAAAGAGCTTAGAGAGATTAGACAAAGGATAGAggaaaaaagattatatttacGCTTGCAGGGAAAGATGAGGAATTAGGATTTCGGTGGCTGCGGAGAGATTACAGTGTATTTATAGTGAAAGCAATTAGGGATTAGTCTTCTACCGAACGCaccgtttttcttttttattcattaaggGTGTTTTTGACAGTGTATTCAtgctttttaaagtaatttttatttataaatatattaaaatcatatttatttttatttttaaaaaattatttttaatatttgaaaaaaatcatatttgttctttttccaGTGAAGTTAAATTATCTCAAGCACACAATTAATCATAAAAGGGTAAATTACTCATTCATAATTTTACTGATAATGAAGTTTTCATTATATGCTAATTTTTTAACGGTATTTTctaaactaatattaaatactTGATAAAGGAGaatatttgtaattaaattttcacctttcctttggtttgattttttttttaaaattcaaattttcttttttttctttgtttttcaaacaaTGATTTTATCAATCAATGGTGGTCGACATGTATAAAGGCACTAAGaatgaatattttgattttaatttttatttgaaatatatcaaaattaattttttaaattaaaaataaaaattaaattgaaaccaattaattttagttcggtttggttaattaaaataaaaaacttgaaaaaaccaaatcagCGCAGGCCATCATTTTTGTCTCCAACAAACCAAAGAAACACAAACCCATCATCTTCCAAAAGACCAGCCAAGGATTTCGAACAGCTGTTGACGGTCAGGGGTTTGGAACCTTCTCTTGTCTCAGGTTGATAAATCTTCTC
This region includes:
- the LOC18106634 gene encoding GDSL esterase/lipase At5g37690: MAILGLALAAFILAAKATTLASAASLVTFIFGDSLTEVGNNKYLQYSLARSDYPWYGIDFPGGRATGRFTNGRTIGDIISAKLGIPSPPPFLSLSKNDDALLTGVNYASGGAGILNDTGLYFIQKLSFYDQIECFKKTKESIRAKIGEDAANKLCNEAMYFIGLGSNDYVNNYLQPFLADGQQYTPDEFVELLISTLDKQLSMLYQLGARKVVFHGLGPLGCIPSQRVKSKTGRCLKRVNEYVLEFNSRVKKLIATLNRRFPNAKLTFADAYGDVLDLIDNPTAYGLKISNTSCCNVDTTIGGLCLPNSKLCSNRKDYVFWDAFHPSDAANAILAEKLFSTLFSGPPSVAPTPSH